One Nicotiana tomentosiformis chromosome 1, ASM39032v3, whole genome shotgun sequence genomic window, TAAAATAAGATATCGATGCAAAAAAATGAAGATCTGACCTCCTTGAAAGAGTTATCGCGAAAGTGCCAAGAGCTGTATGTGTTGATATAGTGTATTGAACGACAAAAGAAGGACTTTCATGAAATTGATTGCAACCAAACATATAGGAGATAATAAATTCAACAGAGTAAAGAGTTAAAGAGTTCTTGAGATAATAAATTCAACGGAGTAATAAATAATGTTACTGACAGTATTTGGAACCTTTGCATAACCAAAGTAATTCCACCAATTTGAATCCTGTGATTAACCATCTTTTCTATGCTTCTTGATTTCCTTTAAAAGGAAAAAGGATAGCTAGAAAAAACCGGAACACACTCGCTAGTGAAAATTCCAATTTTCTGGGAAGTTTTGGACTTTCCAATTGTatgattggagaggtggctttaTAATTGCAAcaaagttattatattttcttgacGAATTTTGGAGGTAATTTTTTGGATGGTCACTCAACTTATAAGAATACTCATTTAACACACCCAATAAAAAAATGAATCAAATTTTAAATAACAAGTTCTTATTTTTAACAAAGAAAAAATAGTTAAATCAAGTGGCGCTTTAAGAAAAGGACATATGACAAAATTAGAACAAAACTAATAAAAAGTAGGGCAAAGTTAAGAGGCTATGAGAATTTTCATATATTGTCATTTATACTTCGGTATTGTAATAAAGTAGGGCAAATTAATAAAGATTGATTGTCATGACATACGTATTGTAATTTTCGGTATCGGTACAGGCCATGAGAATTTTCATTTAAGAAGTGAAATCAATCTTTACAAacgtatttttaattttatgattCTCTTTTTTTACACATGGAAGATTTACTTTTTACACATAAGTAATCTAAAATGATAttgtttttaattttaatattgtaaATGGCCATGAAGGCCAATTTCCTCCACAGAATCTTGCTGGTTTAATCCTATTAAATTATTAATGTGCATCTTCACATTAATTTTCTTATATTTcattaggggtgtcaatggatatttaaaaatcgaTTAAACCGATCATACCGTACCgaatcgatttttaggtttcttttaataaaatcgtaggtttttatataaatctataattgtaacgataattagggtaggttttttattttatgaaaataaacctaaaaaatatcgaaccgtaccgaataaatttacaatgtgaaaaatatatttatatattaagtttaaaacaATAAAGCATTAATTTTTTTCCTGGGCCTTGGAATTATTAAAcaattacaagccaacaagtaattaaactcaaaatcttaattcccaaacctattatgttactcctattgaaactaaattattttcaacgtgttcactagcaagacacaaggtattgtagcgattatgagtaacaaattataatgtattgaatatgtttcatttcgtatgatttagatttatctttttgaatatttaatcttctatagactttattcttgagtcccaacttggttaatatctttacACTCGCGTGATTTATATTTTCATTGTATTTGTTTAAtttcttttacgttgttgtagaatagttgatggatctatactcaatccatctttcatgttttcttaattcatcacctttTAAACTGTAAAAATGTCGAGACAGTTTTGCTAAGTtctataaaagtacgtatgtaATTGCattctactagtgacttttacatgacatttcaaaaataattaccgaaaattaaccgaaccgtaccgataccgaagagaaatcGACATGATTGACAGTTTCgcaaagtctaattttggttatacataatagaataacagaaaaattagtatgatataaattttataaaataaccgaccgaaccgaacCATCGACATACTTATATTTCACAATCTTCTCAAACTGTTTTTGTCGTACAAAGAGATTTTGAAAAGAGAAGGCAATATTTCCTCTCAAATCTCACTTTTTTCCCCAGACATTAGGATTCTAAACTACATAATTTTAGTATTCCAATTTTCTCCTTCATATGAGAATAAATAAAGAggtattttaattattttgtaatgaaatgaaaagattagGGGTCAAATtgcaagaaaataaaaaataaagtgcAAATCGGAAAATGATGTATACTTTAGGGGTGCAAATAGAAAGAACTCTACTGACACTAACAGAGCAGCAGTCTGCATCTATAtttcttcctctctctctctctctgtaaaCGCTCCAAACACCAAGCTCCATTTCCATGGAAGTTCAGTACCAAGTAAGAATATTTTCCTCTTCTCCTTTTTGTGAGCAGTATTCTTTTGTAACAGTAATCTTTTGTATTGTGAAAAGTACTATTCCTTAATACAGATTCTAAATGTCTCTGGTCTCAGGTCTTATCTCTGTTGGTCTGTCTATTTAGTTTTCTTTTGCTGACTTTGGAACAAAACACAAAAAAGGACACTCCAAACATTTGAAATCCCATAAATAAAAGCCCTGTCTCTTAACCAAACTGTAAAGTTTTGTCTTTCAACTAGTAAAGCTTAATTTGGTCCTTGGGAGCTTTGGATATAGATCAATATTTAAAGGTCAACTCTTTTGCTAATTGGTATTAACAAATTTTCCGAGTTTGTATTGTGTTTAAGACAATCTAGAGAACtctttaacttttaaatttttataaGAAAGTCATACGTGCCAGAGAAAATAGCTTTGCTTTATTTCCGAGACTTCTGGGTATCTATGCAAATGCCTATAGTGTATTTTGTGACTTGGATCCTATTTTGTTCTAGACAGCAATAATATTTGAATAGAAAGCATTTTGAATGTAGGATAGGGTGCGAAAGATGTCTGTTTTTCAACTAATTATTCAAGTTATCTAGTTTAAGTCTAGCGCTTACATCAATTTTAAAGATTTACAAGATTCTTGTTATAAAATGTTTTTTTTGCTTAAACTTTTTATATACGGGGTGTGAACTCTATGACATACCATATTCGATCAACATTATCTGTTTGTTAGTATTTGTTTTCACGGCCATTataaacaacaaacaacaacaacaacaacccagtataatcccactagtggggtctggggagtgtagtgtgtacgcagaccttacccctaccctggggtagagaggctgtttccgatagaccctcgactccctccctccaagaactctccaccttgctcttggggtgattcgaactcacaacctcttggttggaagtggagggtgctcaccactagggCAACCCCTCTTGTCAAAACGgccattataaaaatatttatatttatagcaTTTGTCTATATTACCCTCTATATATCTTACACGTCTTACTTAAGTAACACTCTACTTATTGGAGTGATAAGGGTAAATTtgaaggaacaaaaggaattaggGGTCATTTGGTTCAAAAATCAGTTATTTGTCAATTTTGTGTGGTAGTTCTCTTTGTTGTGGACGAAACAACTACATTGTTAACTGTCTGAATGTTTATTATCATTGAACTATTTATTTATCTTCTTCATTAGTAGTGTCATCTAAGTTTATCTTACACTTTGATATGACAGTTGGGTATCATCAACATGGAGGGTAAAATTGTGAAACTAACTAAAGATGTTGATATCAAGTAATGTTGATGGGTCGTGGTAGATTGTTGGTGGGGTACAAAAAAATGGCATACTCTGAAAAGGTACAACTGGAGTGCTTACAAGAGACTTTTCAAAATTGTTCAAGATCTTAATTTGGAACTAGATGTGGTAATATCATCCTACGGATGTAGAGACAACATCAGCGACAATGTTTATATTTTCATTTCACGATGGATTGAAGAAATTGGTTGTGGAAATCGTGACATATTTCTTACTGATAGAGAAGGGAGAAGAAACCATGAATGCCTCAACTCGAGAATTGATAAAGAGATTGTCTTTAAGAAGACGAATTGCTCTTGAGGTTTACCTTTACTGTATGAGAAACTTTCATCTGGAGTTTGATGAGTTATTTGAGAGTGAAATTATCTCTGAGATCGAGATAAGACTTGATCCTTATGGAGAACCACGATATCCATCATATACTGCAAAATTCGGATGAAAATATTCCGAAATTGGTGAATTTTAGTGTTGCGACAAGTATTTGCTTAAGAGTTTGCAAAAAGCATCACAAGCATGATGACGCTAAATCTTGGATACAATACCTCAGAATGTAGGTTCTTACGATTTAAAACCACAAGAAATTGAGTTTTTCTCGTGATGGTGGTGAGTGCGATAACTTTTATGCTAGATTTTTCTTGAACTAGTACTCTTAGATTTAATTGATCATGGCGATCGAGTACTTGTCCTAGCAGACTTGATTACCTTTGTTGATATAGGAGTGCCTTTAAAATGCAAAATCTGTCATGCCAAGTACTCGATCGCCATAATCAATTAATACTAGCTCAAGAAGAATATGCGATAAAATTCGTCCGTACTTTCCACCATGACGAAAAAATATAGTTTCTTGTGGTTTTGAATTGTAAGAGCCTACATACCCAGGTCCTTTACCCCAGATTGAGCATATATATGTATGTGATGCCTTTTATAAACTCTTAAAGCAAGTATTTGTCATAACACTGAAATCCACCAATTCCGGCGTACTTCAGCCCGAATTGTGTAGGATATGATGGATATCGCAGTTCTTCCCAAGGATTAAGTCCTATCTCAATCTCTGAGATAACTCCTCTCTCAAGCAGAGGCGGACCCAGAATTTTTATGGGACAGGGGCACATTATTCTGCTCAACCAGTGCCCCCTAAATACTTTTAGTGTTCAGGGTGCCAACTGATTTAAATTAACCATTTTCAAggtatatacgtatatatatatacaggatTTCGGCCGAAGTTTACGGGGTCCGGTGACCCCTCACCCATACACATGGGTCCGCCTCTGCTCTCAAGCATCTCATCAAACTCCAGACTGAAGCTTATAATACAATCAAGGTAAACCTCAAGTATAGTTCATCCTCTTAAGTCAATCTCTTTGTCAATTCCCGAGTTGAGACATTTATGTTTTCTTCTCTCATCTCTATCAGGTTAAAATATGTTAGGATTTTCGCAGCCGATTTTTTCAACCCATTGTGGAATGAGAATATGAAGTTATCGCTAACGTTAACTTCACATTCGTGGAATGAAATTAATACCTTCTGTTTCATATTATGATCTCGAATAATTTTGAAAAAGTCTCTTGTACCCACTCATATTGTACTTTTCGGAGCATGCCCTTCCACTATATCTCACCAACAATCTACCATGACACCAACTACATTAACTGACTTCAATATCTTTAGTTGGTTTAACAGATCGCCAGCATCCACAATTTCACATATACGGGAATGTAAGGGGCCTCTCGGTCCTACTACTCTGGAATGGTTAAACATTCTCAACCCTTCACATTTTGCAAGAAGTGTTAATAACTATGTGCTTGTACGGTGAACAAGTTAATCTGAGTAGGAGGACTACTTTTTACGTGGAAGTGCACAAAAATTAAAACTTGGAAGGACTCCTTTACATATTATACTAAAATAAGAAACAGAAGAAGGTTTTCAAGTATTCTGAATTCTAACTCGTTCTTTGTTTCATCCTGAATGAAGGAAAACCTCCTCACCTGTCCATTCCCAAATGGCCTCTAGCTTCCTTAGATAAATAAGCTTCATTTAGATAAATGATGGGTGGCAAGTGAGCGATTCCTTCTGCTAGGCAGCTAACAACCCTGACAGTGGTTGAAAGTTATATTCTCAAAATTACTGCTCAAACTCCTTGATCTTTGTCAACACTGTTTGAATTTTCCATAGTGCATTCCACCTTGATGTATAAAATCGGCTGTTGTGAATCTGATTCAAGCTTTACTAATTGAATTGGCCAGACACCACAGTCTCCCAATAAGAATGGCTTTTCTTTCAGCTGCATTGTTACTTCCTTGTCCCAATGGGTAAGAGTAAAGCTATTATTATCTGACCTCTAGAGTTTATCAAATTATCTCCAGCACCACTACTTCCCGGATTCCCGAGGCTACTATCATCAGAATTCAGTTCAAAGACAGTATTTAGCTCTCTCCCATAGAACTTTGTTGACCTGTTTCCTTAGCTGAATCATGTGAGTCATGCTACGAATATGAGTCCAATTCTGTTGCTACTCAATCTCTGGAAACTGTAGCTGTATGAAGCACACCATAGTACCAACGACCTGGACTTTGTTTCTGGCACAATCCGCACCATAGTACTCCCTTACTTGTTAGAACATGTGTGGACCCATAATTCCCAGCACACAAGAACTAGGTAGACATCGGAAACTCACCCTGTGTCTCATTCGTGTGCTCCTTTAGCCACCAAATAGTGACTTGATATTTGAAGGTAAGTGCAGTACCCTGTACTCCCAAGGCATAATCAAAGTATGATCACACTTGCCATTTCTCCATTCAGAAAAATATATTCTAATGATTCCTCACCTACAGAATTATAACAGCAGCATTTTGGAGAAACATTGTATTCCTTATTTGTTAGCTTATCATCAGTAGGTAGATTCTTTCTCATAGATCTCCGAAACAGAAATGAGCGTCTGAAGGGATTCTTCTGTGCCATATCATCTTGTTTGTAAAAGAAGGGCATCAAATTGTCTGGTCATTGTCCAAGCAGAAGAGCAGGTAAACTTACCTCCCTGAGTAGTGGTTATCAGGGGCATTAATATCACGGATCAGTACTTCAAGTACCTTTAACAGAAAATTAGTTGATAGAGTCTGTTGCAGGCTTGCAGCATCTCCTGATCCCAGCTTTGCTCTTTAATGAATTATGATGCTGTTGCTTTGTTTGGCCCGATATCATCAGGTATCATATTTGCAAGTGCTCCACCGCCTGTCCAATTGTCCCACCAAAAGGATACTTCTCCTTGTTTATTCTCCATAGTAAGTGTTCCTCAGCCTCATTCTTGTTTTCAACCAGTTTGTTCCACATCTGCGAGTGGCCTCCTTCCAATTACCTTGGAACTGAATGTGATCCCTGACAATATTTAGCTTTCATAAAATCGCCTTACGATGTTTTTTTTGTTCTAAGGATATCCACCATTGCAGCATTATCGTTGCATTGCTGATTTCCCCTATTCTTCTGAACCCAATCCCTCTTTTAGTGCGTGGGTAACACAATTTTTTTCGAGATGGAGGATGCCCAGTGATAATTATCCCATCCTTCAGTAGAGCGCCAAAAGAAATTTTCCATATGTTTTTCAATCTGATCCATGACTGTCTTCAGGGTGTCATTTTTAAAAATTTACCAGCAGAACTGAGAATACTTTTCATTTCATCACATTTGGTGCAGCTGAGCTCTTTAGATTCATGGCAAAAACAGCATATCTTATTTCCTTAATGGTAGGCAAGTCAGTCAAAGCTGTATTATCACCATCTatgtcttattttagaagctGACCTAGAGTAGACATGTCTTGTTGATCTTCAGAGTCAATAAAGAGCTATGGAAAAATTGGTAGCAGCCGGTAACAACTAGGCTCTGAGACATATAAACATTTCAAAGATTCAAATGTTCTTATATCACATTTTAATCTTCCTTGCATATGTATATGCAGTTTTCTCGTAATTGTTTCTATATTTCATGAAGCGAGGGTTTATctgtttcttttttctctttttgttgtacAAATCATAAATAGCTCAGAAACTTGACTGTACATCTACATCAAAGAGATAATTGATCATGCAGTGTAATTTCCATGTGTGTATCTACATCACTAGATATACTCTATTTTTTTAAAGGATTTCATAAAATCGCAGGTGCTAAATGATGCATGGGATGTCAATATACCAGTTGCGTGTAAGAATGTACTTTGGTGTTACCATAGAGAAGGCTATAACAAGATCTTGAAAAATGGCAAGCGTTTGAGTGATCCAGTTGGTAGACACTTATCTGCTTTTACCTTACCTCAGGCTGAGCCCAGCTCTATTGGAGAAACACAATCTCATGGAGTTTGAACAATTTGTGCAAAAGATGCATAGCAAGAAGAATTGTTGAGGATTCATTGATATTGGGAGTTGTTTGTTATCTATGATATTGAATGAACGCATTCGTCTTTATAGGTGTACAACTATCTAGATAGGAGAAGATGCGAGGAAAAAGAATTATGGGGAAAATTGATTGCTAGGAAGCCAGAATCTATTGCACTGAGTAGGTGATGGTTAAAATAGTAGCCTAATTTTCCGATATCATGTATTTTGGAACCCCTCCCTTGTTTGTACTATAATCTTTTGAACTTGGACAAATATATCTAATGAAAATGGCTTGTATATTCTTGATGAACAGAGAGAACAGGTTAATCTTGTTTAACAGTTGGTCCTTAGCCCTCCTGAAAGATTCTCTTGCAATTGTTTGTCGAAGTCAGCAAATAAAGAGAATTTGAAACTGTAAGCTGATAAATAAAGGGTCTACAAATGATGGCTCTGTGTGCGCGGAACTGTAATCACGCGTTGTGTCGGCCAAACGGTTAGCACCTGCAAATTTGGGGTAGCTATGGACAATTAAAATTTCAACATTTTCCATGAAGTTTGAACTATGACAGTTCAAAACTTCGTGAAAATTTCTTAAATTGTATTAAAATAAAGGATTTAAATTATAGACAttgatattataattttttttttaatattatggtACAATTTATCGTCTGATAGCAACCTAGTTTATTTTACTAGGATACCGACTTAATGTTTATTAcaaaaatttatttataattatctTATAGAAGTAATTTGatagtataattattttttacatcttaactttcaaataaatatgttAAGGAGGAGGATCACATTTCATGTGCATCCTAAAAGCTGGGATCACAAAAGTTTTGTTCTTCTTTCCTAATTCCACCCATTCTTGTTCTTGCTGCCCATTCATTCCATAGCCATAACTTCAATACTTGCTCTATTTGTTTGGCACGTGTACCACGTGTGAATCGCACGCTCCAAAGATAAGGTCACACAAAGCACTTCATCCGTGTCACGCATATGCTTAGACACGCTCGGCTTCCTTCACACGCGTGAGAAACCCTAGCCTTCGCATGCTCGCCGTGTTCCGCCGGATCTTTGCCGGGAAACCTTCCCGCGAATCCTAAAATCTCCTCTCCTATCTCAGGTTCTTTCTGTAGAGAATATCAATTTTCCTTCCGTCACTCTGCTCCGGCCAATTCGCCGGAATATTTATTATTGTATTTATATGGATCTGATTTCTACAAGTGATGCTCGTCGGCTTCTGTTCATGTCCCAGAGCAATTAGATGTGAAATGACACATTGTAAGTCATCTATCTCTTTTTTCTTATGAGAAAAATTGCTGAAAACGATCTAaaggatgaatttttgggataaaTTTATCATCTTTTTAGAACACCATTGCAAAAAGGAATAggaaaaaaaagtaaagtaaacaAACTTAAGAGTGGTCAATGGTCATATTAATGGGCCTGAATAGAGCTGAATGGAAAAGGGAGTCTGTAGCCGAGCTCAAGTTATTTGGGATTGACGTGTAGCTgattataaaaactaaaaaggtGGTAGTATAAGCAAAAAATGAGTTTTTATTAAGACGCTGCCAAAATCATGCTTTATTTGTTAGCTCGGGTGGTTTAAGTAGATGGATATTTGGTATCTTCTAGATGGTTTTGGGAAGATTGCGTGGGAGGTTCTTTCATTCTGTGCGTGGGATTTAAGTTATACGTACCCAATAGTGTATTTTTACATGATCTATAATTTTAACTGAGTTGTAGCAGGTTACTTACTGTTATCAAACATGCATATTGTAGACTATCTATAATTGTTTTTTAAGTAATCTAATAGTGTAGAATTTCTTATTATTTGTTAGGAGTAGTTTATAAAATTTAAACCTGCATGAATATTGACTTGCATTTTGGAAGCATGAGATTCCTATTTGTTGTAAGTTGGATTTATGTGTTTAGAATTTCTATAGTTATTTGTCCAAATGGAATACCTGAAGTAGTGGCTCCGTTCTGCATGTCTTTCCTTTGAAATGCTTTTTGTGGTCTAATCATATTGATATTTTGACTTTGAAATTTTTTGCTAAACAAGGGAGCTAAAGAGCCAAGCCTCTGTAATCATACAAAAAAATGTCTTCTGAAATACTTTAGTCAAATTATTATGCTGAAGCATGACGCTGGGCTAGTAGAATGTCATCTGCATGTGAAGTTTGAAATGTAATAAAGCTCAAGCAAACGAAGTGGAAAAAGAAAAGCTGGAAAATGGCATCAGAGATGCAGAGATATGTTACAAATGAAGATGACGAAGAGATGGATGtgaaagaagaagatgatgaggaTGAGGATGAGGATGATGAAGATAAGAATGGCACCATGCCTGCAATGGCAGGTTTCGATGGGGCACATGGATCTAGCAGCAGtaatatgtttcaacaccatcagcAATATCAGGAGCCGCCAACCCCTTGTGGGGGATCTCGTAGATGTAGGCCATTAGAAGAGAAGGAAAGAACAAAGCTTAGGGAGCGACAACGTAGAGCTATTACTGCTAAGATCTTGGCTGGTCTCCGAAGGCACGGGAACTATAACCTTAGAGTTAGGGCTGATATCAATGATGTTATTGCTGCTTTGGCAAGGGAAGCAGGCTGGGTTGTCCTTCCAGATGGAACCACCTTTCCCTCAAAATCACATTCACAGGTAACTCTCCTCCTCCATTCTAAGCAAAGTATTTCTTATCTTTTTCCAATATAACAAAGTTCACAGATAGTCTCAATGTGTTTAAGTTAGGCAAGATGAAAAATTTAGCGTTACGGAGGAGATTTGTCAACCGGGGCATATGCATCAATATTATTTTGTTTCTAGTAGATCCCAAGAAAACTCAATATGGTGTTGTTTTTTCAACATCTACAGGTCACTGGCGCTACTGGTGGGACACCCACCACAATGGTGACTTCATCATCTTCACATATACCGACACAACATACTCCACCTGCTTCGTTGAAAGGCACGCCTTCTGGGTTTCAGAACACAGCCAATCACAGTGCCTGTCAAATGAAAAGTGTGTTTATACCTACTTCTTCCCCTTATGATTCATCCTCCACTGCCCGATCGCAAACTTCAGCCATGGTTGCAGATGGACAAGACACACAAAATGACCCATTTCTTGTGGGGTCTGGGGATTCAATTGACAAGCAGGTGAAATGGGTAGCTTAACGTATTGTAAAACTTGTAAATTATTTAGGAATACATTTTCGCTTTGCCAATTCATTTGCGTAGAAATCTCTTGAAGTACCAAAACAATAAAAAATTACCTTGGCAATCCCGTATGGGTGGTGGATATGGGGTATCATATGTGTGAAATTGAAATTGTTGTTTGAATACTTTTGGAACTTTAGTTTTGCTGTTTCAACGGGCCTATAAGAGCATTCTGCTAATGTTGATGTTTCTGAAATATTTTATTAGGTTATTGACATACACACAAAGTTACAGGAGCGTGATTTTGCTGGGACACCCTACATTCCTGTTTATGTTATGCTACCTGTGAGGTTTCTGAACTTGAACCTTGTTAATTCTTCCTTATTCTGTCAATTACTGTTCAGGGGGCCTCTTGTATCTCATCTCTGTTTCTCTAGCAACTTGATCCTTTGACATGTGTAACTTGTGTCTTCATTCTACTTGCGTTCTTATTAAACCTTTAGAAGAGGAGAAGTTATTGTTTTACAGCTTTCCTCAAGTCATATTTGGTTAACCTGATACTCGTTTCCATGTTATATTGGCAGTTAGGAGTGATTAATATGAAGTCTGAGCTTGTTGATGCGGATGGTCTAGTGAAGCAACTGAGAGTTTTAAAGTCAACAAATGTTGATGGTGTGATGGTGGACTGCTGGTGGGGCATAGTAGAGGCAAATGCTCCACAGGATTATAACTGGAATGGATATAAAAGGCTGTTTCAAGTTGTGAGGGAGCataaactcaaaataaaggtgAGATTCACATGCGCTTTGTTGTGACTTCCTTGTTCTTCCACTTTATCCCATTATTGGTTTATGTGAATGAGTGTAATAATGGGGAAAGGATGATCCTTTTACCATCAAATGTATAAGGACTTCAATTAATTTCTATCTGAACATTAGAATTTTTAAAAGGAAGTGATCTTTCGGGACTTGTGATTGTCACCATAGTTATTGCATCATTTTGGACTGCAAATTATTGAGGTTTTATCTGAAAACAGGTTGTGATGTCCTTCCATGAATGTGGAGGTAACATTGGTGATGATGTTTGTATTCCACTGCCTCACTGGGTATCTGAAATCGGTCGAAGCAATCCTGATATATATTTTACAGACAGAGCAGGACGGCGAAACCCTGAATGTCTGTCGTGGGGAATTGATAAAGAGCGGGTTTTGAAAGGGCGCACTGCTGTAGAGGTATGTTATGTGACCTCGGTCAGAATGCACTCTTAGGATTATGTCCTAGTTGTTCTAAGGATAATGAGAAGAATATTTGTGTAGTGAATGAATGTCTTCTAGTTATTTTGAGGCTAAGAGAACATTtctctttctttattctttttggATTGAGGATGGGGCTGAAGAACAGCCTCTACTGACCACAAAAACCTCCAATTTTGTGGGCGGTCAAATGTGCCAGAAAAGATAATATATCCGAGTAACGGAAATCTTTTTCATGTTGAAAGCTTTACTGACCACTAATGCTGGCGCAATATGtattttttaattgttttttTTGTGATAAGTAATGGCAATTTTATCTATCTAGCAAAAAGACGATGTAGAGTGTATAATTAGATTGTAATGATTCTTTTATCATTATCAAAAAAAAATTAGTGATTGTAATGAACAGGAAATCGAACATGGGTTCAGTG contains:
- the LOC104121695 gene encoding beta-amylase 7-like isoform X1, whose protein sequence is MASEMQRYVTNEDDEEMDVKEEDDEDEDEDDEDKNGTMPAMAGFDGAHGSSSSNMFQHHQQYQEPPTPCGGSRRCRPLEEKERTKLRERQRRAITAKILAGLRRHGNYNLRVRADINDVIAALAREAGWVVLPDGTTFPSKSHSQVTGATGGTPTTMVTSSSSHIPTQHTPPASLKGTPSGFQNTANHSACQMKSVFIPTSSPYDSSSTARSQTSAMVADGQDTQNDPFLVGSGDSIDKQVIDIHTKLQERDFAGTPYIPVYVMLPLGVINMKSELVDADGLVKQLRVLKSTNVDGVMVDCWWGIVEANAPQDYNWNGYKRLFQVVREHKLKIKVVMSFHECGGNIGDDVCIPLPHWVSEIGRSNPDIYFTDRAGRRNPECLSWGIDKERVLKGRTAVEVYFDYMRSFRVEFDEFFEDGIISMVEVGLGPCGELRYPSNPVKHGWRYPGVGEFQCYDQYLLKGLRKAAEARGHSFWARGPDNAGSYNSQPQETGFFCDGGDYDGYYGRFFLNWYSQVLVDHADRVLSLAKLAFDGTCIAAKLSGIHWWYKTSSHAAELTAGFYNPSNRDGYVAIAAMLKKHGAALNFKCAEMSMLEQAVDFSEALGDPEGLAWQVLNAAWDVSLPVCSENALLCHDRGGYNCLLEKAKLLNDPDGKHIFAFTYLRLGPLLIDGQNFMEFERFVKRMHGEAVLESTVVRESRQSSLCA
- the LOC104121695 gene encoding beta-amylase 7-like isoform X2, translating into MASEMQRYVTNEDDEEMDVKEEDDEDEDEDDEDKNGTMPAMAGFDGAHGSSSSNMFQHHQQYQEPPTPCGGSRRCRPLEEKERTKLRERQRRAITAKILAGLRRHGNYNLRVRADINDVIAALAREAGWVVLPDGTTFPSKSHSQVTGATGGTPTTMVTSSSSHIPTQHTPPASLKGTPSGFQNTANHSACQMKSVFIPTSSPYDSSSTARSQTSAMVADGQDTQNDPFLVGSGDSIDKQVIDIHTKLQERDFAGTPYIPVYVMLPLGVINMKSELVDADGLVKQLRVLKSTNVDGVMVDCWWGIVEANAPQDYNWNGYKRLFQVVREHKLKIKVVMSFHECGGNIGDDVCIPLPHWVSEIGRSNPDIYFTDRAGRRNPECLSWGIDKERVLKGRTAVEVYFDYMRSFRVEFDEFFEDGIISMVEVGLGPCGELRYPSNPVKHGWRYPGVGEFQCYDQYLLKGLRKAAEARGHSFWARGPDNAGSYNSQPQETGFFCDGGDYDGYYGRFFLNWYSQVLVDHADRVLSLAKLAFDGTCIAAKLSGIHWWYKTSSHAAELTAGFYNPSNRDGYVAIAAMLKKHGAALNFKCAEMSMLEQAVDFSEALGDPEGLAWQVLNAAWDVSLPVCSENALLCHDRGGYNCLLEKAKLLNDPDGKHIFAFTYLRLGPLLIDGQNFMEFERFVKRMHGEAVLEFQS
- the LOC104121695 gene encoding beta-amylase 7-like isoform X4 — encoded protein: MASEMQRYVTNEDDEEMDVKEEDDEDEDEDDEDKNGTMPAMAGFDGAHGSSSSNMFQHHQQYQEPPTPCGGSRRCRPLEEKERTKLRERQRRAITAKILAGLRRHGNYNLRVRADINDVIAALAREAGWVVLPDGTTFPSKSHSQVTGATGGTPTTMVTSSSSHIPTQHTPPASLKGTPSGFQNTANHSACQMKSVFIPTSSPYDSSSTARSQTSAMVADGQDTQNDPFLVGSGDSIDKQLGVINMKSELVDADGLVKQLRVLKSTNVDGVMVDCWWGIVEANAPQDYNWNGYKRLFQVVREHKLKIKVVMSFHECGGNIGDDVCIPLPHWVSEIGRSNPDIYFTDRAGRRNPECLSWGIDKERVLKGRTAVEVYFDYMRSFRVEFDEFFEDGIISMVEVGLGPCGELRYPSNPVKHGWRYPGVGEFQCYDQYLLKGLRKAAEARGHSFWARGPDNAGSYNSQPQETGFFCDGGDYDGYYGRFFLNWYSQVLVDHADRVLSLAKLAFDGTCIAAKLSGIHWWYKTSSHAAELTAGFYNPSNRDGYVAIAAMLKKHGAALNFKCAEMSMLEQAVDFSEALGDPEGLAWQVLNAAWDVSLPVCSENALLCHDRGGYNCLLEKAKLLNDPDGKHIFAFTYLRLGPLLIDGQNFMEFERFVKRMHGEAVLESTVVRESRQSSLCA
- the LOC104121695 gene encoding beta-amylase 7-like isoform X3, which produces MASEMQRYVTNEDDEEMDVKEEDDEDEDEDDEDKNGTMPAMAGFDGAHGSSSSNMFQHHQQYQEPPTPCGGSRRCRPLEEKERTKLRERQRRAITAKILAGLRRHGNYNLRVRADINDVIAALAREAGWVVLPDGTTFPSKSHSQVTGATGGTPTTMVTSSSSHIPTQHTPPASLKGTPSGFQNTANHSACQMKSVFIPTSSPYDSSSTARSQTSAMVADGQDTQNDPFLVGSGDSIDKQVIDIHTKLQERDFAGTPYIPVYVMLPLGVINMKSELVDADGLVKQLRVLKSTNVDGVMVDCWWGIVEANAPQDYNWNGYKRLFQVVREHKLKIKVVMSFHECGGNIGDDVCIPLPHWVSEIGRSNPDIYFTDRAGRRNPECLSWGIDKERVLKGRTAVEVYFDYMRSFRVEFDEFFEDGIISMVEVGLGPCGELRYPSNPVKHGWRYPGVGEFQCYDQYLLKGLRKAAEARGHSFWARGPDNAGSYNSQPQETGFFCDGGDYDGYYGRFFLNWYSQVLVDHADRVLSLAKLAFDGTCIAAKLSGIHWWYKTSSHAAELTAGFYNPSNRDGYVAIAAMLKKHGAALNFKCAEMSMLEQAVDFSEALGDPEGLAWQVLNAAWDVSLPVCSENALLCHDRGGYNCLLEKAKLLNDPDGKHIFAFTYLRLGPLLIDGQNFMEFERFVKRMHGKGLEVFYS